Below is a genomic region from Streptomyces ferrugineus.
GGTGCGCACTGTCCTACCAGGTGCGGGTGTGGTCCCTGGGCCATCGACGCCGCCGTGGCGTCTTACGCCCACACCGCCTGGGCGACCGACACGCCCAGGAAGGCCGCGCCGAGGCCCACGGTCACGCTGACCACGACGTTGGCGACGGCGTAGCGCCCGGCTCCCGTCTCGGTCAGCCTCAGGGTCTCGTACGAGAAGGTCGAGTACGTGCTCAGGGCGCCGCACAGGCCGGTGCCGAGCAGCAGCTGGGCGTGGGTGCTCGCGGCGCCGGCCGCGACCGCGCCGGTGAGCAGGCCGAGGATCAGACAGCCGCAGACGTTGACGACGAAGGTGCCCCAGGGG
It encodes:
- the crcB gene encoding fluoride efflux transporter CrcB, yielding MNWLLVIAGAVVGAPLRYLTDRAVQSRHDSVFPWGTFVVNVCGCLILGLLTGAVAAGAASTHAQLLLGTGLCGALSTYSTFSYETLRLTETGAGRYAVANVVVSVTVGLGAAFLGVSVAQAVWA